The genomic region CCAGCTTTCATGtaagtttctctctctctctatatatatatactgcaCTACCTATGTACATacgataaataatattttatattttaaaatatattataaataaaaataaaatatattaaataaataattaaattaatataaaatttgagaaattcaataaattaattgtcatATACACCACCCACACTctatacatttataaaaaaagaaaaaagaaaaaaaaatgacaagggtgtgtgtatatatatatatattgcatagattttttttttttcgttgtACGTGTTTGCATGCATggccaaataattttaattattatttattattaatatacaGTATTTTAAATGAGGGTAATCGAtcaaagattatatatataaataatatgattttttatcataattaatttatattataattaaaagtaaaaaatcgtAGCAAATACTGATGATCACGATAACACAAGAATTTTAAAGGCAGTCgtaactaaaaatcataacaaatattaagactataactaaaattatgatcagtattaattaatcacggtaagaaattaagtttatgcaataattttattgattgggtagataatattgattattaataatgaatttttaaattgtggttatttttatatagggaattaataatctatatatatatatatatatattttgccgTGAGTATGATTTTCTTGGAAATTAATGGTAATGTTTTCTTGCAAATCACAAAGTAAGAAATGGGATAAAATCCATATTATCCCTGTGATTCTCGAAATGttcaaataagtttttgtgacaaaaaaatatatcacataATTCTCTGTGTAATTTAAAAGGTGCATACTGACCCTTAGTGTATagtgtattttaatttgagtttgatgttacaataacaaaaatatcctttttaAATCGATGGcctatatttaatatgatctCAATTTGTGCCTCAGATTTAATCAtgcttataaaaaattaaaatatattatttaatatataaataattattaaattatgtccAACGGCGAGCATTTTGATACCTCACTcactgaaaatttttaatttattggcgacttatatctatttttttgctCAAAAAACCCTAACCCACGCCCCCATCTTCTATCGTTTTTTTCTCCGTTGTCCAACCTACCACCACCAGAAAGCCCGCCCGAAGGCGAGCATTTTGACACCCCATCCACCATAAATCTCCTAGCCTTTGATGAGttatcttcttttattttttgggaagTCTTAACCCACACCCCCGTCTTCTAGTGCTTTTCTCTCCGCCGTCTACTGCACTTTCGCTCCCGATCAACCACCATCTGAAAGCCCAGGTTCTGGCGGTCATTTTGCACCATCATCCGCTGCACTTTCTCTCCCGATCAACCACCATCTGAAAGCCCAGGTTCTGGCGGTCATTTTGCACCATCATCCACCTTCGATCTCCCCTCCTCCGACGACTTCTCCTCCTTTTTTTGGTGGAATACGTAGTTcacccttttttttctttttttttatgtaaatcgaattatattttctatattatattttaaaaatatttataatttaataaataataaatttatatttaaatataaagatatattataattagagttttgaaattttctgaaaagatAGGGGTAGTTTGGTTCTTGTAGTAGTAAAAATGCTTATTCATACTCATTTTTCGCACATGAGGTACACTTTTATAGGGGAGGGGATAATATGGATTTTACCCgtaagaaatgaaataaaactattaattagaatgtttgaaattcttgaacacaaaataatatatagttctATTTTTATTCGAAAATTGCTTTCTTTGTTGGGAGGAAATTAGAACGGCTACGTAAGtggcatgtgatttttttgttaattttttaatttaattaagttgttAATAGGACTATTGAAGGAGAGactttttacaaattatatgactattttcaagaatttcgtAAGTAATTGATCTAAAaatgtattgaatttttaaattgtggaaaaaaaaatacaattttctttatatatatatatataatttgcatacaagaaaaagaaataagattCTCATAGAAAAAgtttagttctataatttagtgatttgatatttttgattCTGCATGAATCgatgtttataatttagttctgtaactttaaaattttgataatttaatcgttttttggttaatttgacagaaaaattatatatgactTGCACATAatcaaagtaaattataattttaatcctataaattaatttgtacatCATGAAAATTGTCGATCCTAAGtcacaagactaaaattgtatttttctcaaattctcATGTCCATATTCTCTTGAGTTCCTATTGCATAAactcaattatattttagttctCTTGATTGGGCTCCATAATTTATGCTTCTGATGAATGTATCCATATTGTTAGACATTCATATTTTGCTCTTTTGGATCAAATCACGATTTATTGCGGCACAAACTTTTAAGTAAGTCGAcaattttatagtatttataattttgaattacccttcaatgtttgaaaatttataaatatcctcctgatgtttgatgaaattatgtaatccttggatggaGGTATTAAATTGTCAACTATTCATTAttgtatctttttctttttttaaaaaaaagcgGCAAGAgtggataaaaaatttgaaaaattataaataaattattcacttagtcaataaaaaaaattaaaaaaataaaataataatttttattccaCAAGGaaattttgatcagttcatcacaaaaaataatagaaaccTAACAGGGACTAATGGaatgggctaattgttagattGTCGTTAAAATTAGGAgaatattggtaatttttcaaacaatggaGGGGTACTCATAATTATACCATACCTCTTTGGaggtgattgtaatttattaaaaggAGAAAAGATTAGCActtgatttatgtaaattaataattcaatacaTCAAAAAAGCTACTTTAATTAATACCTaactatgattttttattcatttaccAACCAgactatgattaattataaatacttttcaaatttaattttgcatcCTCTATTAAGtttaaatacacaaacatTTCGTACACTttataaaactataaatattaccCCATATTCAGTATTAAAAGTTTACACAAGTACCGTTTGGGTGCATTACATCAAAGGACATGGGATGTTTGTGTACTTGAACAGAACcttcactaaaaataataaactagtGCATAGTCATTGATCGTAATCGCGCAATGGTTGTCAGTTGTGGCGTTTACGAATGCTATAACTCATAttaatggtaaaaaaaaattacagtcgATAATCTAAGTTTTGACATTGATTTCTATTTtaccataattaatatataattatttaccacgACGTTAGTTCGTAACGAGTAAAATTGTAGCCGATAGTAAATTTTCTCGTGGTGCTTAACGGGGcatgttaatgtaatttatccttaaaaatatGGGTAATCATgcataaatattgaataaggACTTGTgcatttattgattaaaaaaatgtttgttAATTAGACAGATTGAAGTTTTTttagcttagaaaatttttgtttaatttgttttctgaATAATCTCCTGaattaataagtaattaaaataattaatatattttaattgtgatGGTGATGCAGATACTTTGTGGCAGCACTCTCAGTTGCAGGGTTGTATAGCATAATCACTACCCTCTTATCATTCTATGCCCTCCTCAAGCCTGGATGCTGTCCCCAAGTGCTGTCCCATTTTGTCATATTTGATGTGGTAATCAACCtcttacttatatatatatacatatattgcaagaaaattttatatcaattcTTTAAGCACTTAATTAGGAAAAGCATTAAATGAGAAACTTTTAtttaggataattatactaataatCAATTACGACCACCCctcttgaaatttggtataattatataaaatttttcattatttaaaaaatttataaatacccccaGATTTTAATGTTCGTTTAACAGCGATCCTATTCCGTTAGCCTCCATTAGATttccatccaatttttatgatgaatttatcaatataactttttggattataaattataatttttttttatatatttttagtatttaaatggattatttattttagggataattttattttacactcctaatttgtggtctatttacataaattattgatgCATTCTAGACAATTTACATATACGTCCACCAAAAAGGTCGACGTCATTTCCACAAATCACCCCtactctttaaaaaattacacgtaCACCTTGAAAAAAGTCAccatcattacacaaattcACCCCTGCTTTTTGGCTGTTAGGGgtgatttttttagttatacaAAAGGTAAGGatggtttgtgtaattaaacaaACCATAGGACGttgggtgtaaatgtaattatccctttattttacccaccctcaaaaactttttatatttttttcaaatatttttttattttttaaaaaaatcaataagagTAAACTAGTAATGCTATCCCACTCTTCAAggactatataattattttttatttgtgaatgtatttagtattattttttttaataacgataaatatttataattatgccaaacctgTCGTGaacataattgtaatttacccttatacCACTAACATCACCGAGGTTTAATTAAGCAATTCGTGCAATCATATTTTACGTTTCAGGGTCCACTCTAATCATTTTTAACAGGACAATcaatattttggataattacacttacacctaTACACTTTGATTAAATTACAAACAGTCccttgatttaaaaaatttacattataaCCCATGTATCCATGTATTATTACAGATATCTCCCTTTCCTGAGGGCtgaatgattttgaaaatccTTAATTGGAATATGATTATAGGGATGGTATCAATGTAACTTCTCAATTTGGGGTTTTTCCATAATAAGTCCAAACTTCAAGgctatttatataatttttccaatttatttttcaactaccGCTGGAAATTGTGGGTAGTGCAAACTCtaactttaattatattataagaaaaaaaccttaattttaaataattacatcataacCCATGTATTCATATATTCCATTACAATTTCCCTATGTCCTCCAGGCTGAATGGCTGTggaaatatgtaaaatatgacTATAGGGATGTCATGTCACCATAATTTCCCAGATTGGGGCTGTCTATAATAAATCTAAACTTCAAGggtatttatgcaattatccatttttatgtttttcagCTACTGCTAGGAGTTGTGGCTTCGGCAACTGGTGCTGCAGGTGCCGTTGCATACATAGGTTTGAGGGGCAACTCCCATCTCGGCTGGAAAAAGGCGTGCAACGTCTACGACGAATTCTGCAAGCACGTCGGATCCTCCATTTTCGTCTCGTTGTTTGCTTCCATCGTGTTGACGTTGTTGGTTTTACTCTCGATTTACTCCCtgtctaaaaaaataacaaagtaGCTTGATCAGTCATGAGTTACGGGCATGATCGAAGAATTTTTAGAATTGCccttgttggatgatcactAGTATTTGTGGTATTGTGGATCAACTGGGATTGGTattcttgtgtgtgtgtttgtaggCATGGTCTTGTGCAGTTGATAGaacttttgatttgattgtgTACATATTATTGATGTATCATGTGCTTGACGGAAAGTTGTAATGAAAATGTGTTGTTCTAAGTTTGATCACATTGTAGTATCTGTttggaaaatttgaattttatgctTAAAATATTGGATAACtacaattatatcaattaaGATTCGGTATAATAAGGAACACTCtcttattattagaaaaattatcaatactgtcatcaaatgaaaaataattatgtagtctCTTTGAATGTAAATTACTATGACCCTGTTGAtctttttttccataaaaaatatttaaaagaaattaagggtgagtaaattaaataattcatagggcaaattagtccataaaaatattttagaaaaaatttaaagatacataaaattatcatttataatttaaatagatatTTTGATTAGTACACAATAAAATTAGATAGAAATTTAAGGTGCACAGTGAGTCGGGTTGGCTTAGAATCAGCACGAACCAGCTCGAAAAAGTACGGCCCAAGATTGGCCCACTATCATTTATGGCCGATCTTGGGACGATTCTAGGTCTCTAAGTGGGG from Sesamum indicum cultivar Zhongzhi No. 13 linkage group LG3, S_indicum_v1.0, whole genome shotgun sequence harbors:
- the LOC105156916 gene encoding CASP-like protein 1, encoding MASTETPAAAAEAEKVAEAAPTSTEVEKEAEAPPPEVKASADAPPVDYFAVAEVVLRFLLFASAVVAVVVTVTSNQTKQVPLQFPPFQASLPAKFNHSPAFIYFVAALSVAGLYSIITTLLSFYALLKPGCCPQVLSHFVIFDVLLLGVVASATGAAGAVAYIGLRGNSHLGWKKACNVYDEFCKHVGSSIFVSLFASIVLTLLVLLSIYSLSKKITK